TGTGCCGCATCCAGATCTCCGTGCACGGGCCCCACAAGATCCCGAAGAGCTGCTCCTAGCGAGTCACGCGCTCGCCACCGTGCGCCACAACACGTAGACGATCATGCCGAGGTTCATGTAGGCGGTCGCGGACATGCCCGGCGCGCGGTAGAGCGGGTCGATGCGGTAGCCCAGCCAGAACAGCGCGCGCGCCGCCACGAACACGGTCGCGCAGGCCCACACCACCTGCAGATGCCCCAGTGGAACGACGGTGCAGAGACCGAGTGACGCGATCGCGAACACGAAGCTCTGCTGCAGCGTGTTGTCGGCCACGCGCCCGTCGATCTCCATCGAGCGGCTCTCCGCGTGGCGCATGGGGTCGATCGCGGCGCTGAGGAAGCGCGAGTTGCCCACGGTCACGAGCATGACGAAGAACGGCACGATCGCGAACACGTTGGCGCGCAGCGCGTAGCCCAGCCGGTCGGCCAGGTCGTCGGGAATCGAGGGCGACGGCAAGACACGCGTGAGCCACGCCACCGCGAGCGCCATGCCCAGGACGCCACTGGCCGCGCCGATCGCGACGATCCTCTGCTCTCTCTTCATGGACTCACCTCGAGCCCAAGGTAG
The sequence above is drawn from the Myxococcota bacterium genome and encodes:
- a CDS encoding MAPEG family protein — encoded protein: LPWARGESMKREQRIVAIGAASGVLGMALAVAWLTRVLPSPSIPDDLADRLGYALRANVFAIVPFFVMLVTVGNSRFLSAAIDPMRHAESRSMEIDGRVADNTLQQSFVFAIASLGLCTVVPLGHLQVVWACATVFVAARALFWLGYRIDPLYRAPGMSATAYMNLGMIVYVLWRTVASA